The bacterium (Candidatus Blackallbacteria) CG13_big_fil_rev_8_21_14_2_50_49_14 genome has a segment encoding these proteins:
- a CDS encoding IS200/IS605 family transposase encodes AEEINKVYTKAVFWSRSYCILTCGGAPLSVLKQYIEQQKLE; translated from the coding sequence TGCGGAAGAAATAAATAAAGTTTACACCAAGGCAGTATTTTGGAGCCGTTCGTACTGTATCTTGACATGTGGCGGTGCGCCATTGTCTGTGCTTAAACAGTATATTGAGCAACAAAAGCTGGAATGA